Proteins encoded together in one Pontiella desulfatans window:
- a CDS encoding nucleotidyltransferase domain-containing protein produces the protein MVQRSEIIEYANEVARQFQPERIILFGSYAEGKATEDSDVDLLVEMSHAQSGLQQALAIRKAVKRSFPLDLIVKSSEEIRNRVQQNDFFLKTIMDNGQVLYEQAG, from the coding sequence ATGGTTCAGCGAAGCGAAATCATTGAATATGCCAATGAGGTGGCGCGGCAATTCCAGCCGGAGCGCATCATTCTGTTTGGTTCCTATGCAGAGGGCAAGGCGACCGAAGACAGCGATGTCGATTTGTTGGTGGAAATGAGCCATGCCCAGTCCGGCCTTCAGCAGGCATTGGCCATTCGCAAAGCCGTTAAGCGAAGTTTCCCGTTGGATTTGATTGTCAAATCATCCGAGGAAATCCGCAACCGCGTGCAGCAAAACGATTTTTTCCTCAAAACCATCATGGACAATGGGCAGGTGCTCTATGAGCAGGCTGGTTGA
- a CDS encoding VIT domain-containing protein translates to MEWTETATRELEGILDQLRASLDPQEVDIDEVADDIQTRIEAELATGTSRVITADSVRAAAARIGVQEMVPDQKKTEFVQALEKPKRIRKGIATGWFWFTGIILPLVALGTEAIAHLCLDAGLVDPIPTPFHALLIAVVPLTNLLGWLTIRKKKAIPEKWLGLLAGIAVAVAAYNTLLFATLTPFAIMGFAAIIYFGIGLLCFLPLSPLLSLAATFRMWVLLKRHFGQRLQYFRNGILIGLSAILLCSAPMYLTKIGLTLAASDQPGTQLKGIRLLRMAGDEVLMNRACYWGANMPTDPISWLINGGKRVKPDQARDIYYRVTGSAFNTVASPTLGLRSRRNPGEEFDWDPEQGGDVVAGRLKGLSLTDSRMDGVVDEDAATAYIEWTMVFQNDWKREREARAQIALPPGAVVSRLTLWIDGEEREAAFGGRSQVKQAYKKVVRRRRDPVLVTTSGPDRVLMQCYPVPASGDMKIRIGITAPLALLSESERALRLPHLHERNFRIPESTAHAVWLKGGESLFSETDALGALPNGSLFGDIPDLLLNGEAGVVKGASNVKTSWAASNGDSVVQQIQPRQNHRPDHIAIVIDGSVGMKAHRMEIASALEALPRDVPVSILLSSDEPVELARAQLLTNGKLQVLKKQIQTLKTTGGQDNGPALRDVWKIPYTGNRTAIVWVHGPQPWKLNSGEPLRQVMERQKQVELIDFQIGHGPHRLAEQLGDLPGFRAAPRFADTESDLKDLFRSLSNGQTVWEAKRFHAEEQPADAKPATDHLVRLFAWDRIRADLADGIPGNEEALRLALKHHLVTPVSGAVVLETKQQFDEANLKPVSSSDVPSVPEPGTLVLFAMAALLVFYGRRIVRRIRIALHI, encoded by the coding sequence ATGGAATGGACAGAAACAGCAACCCGGGAACTTGAAGGCATCCTCGACCAACTGCGGGCATCGCTCGACCCGCAGGAGGTGGACATCGACGAAGTCGCCGACGACATCCAAACCCGCATCGAGGCCGAGCTGGCGACCGGCACCAGCCGTGTCATCACTGCCGACAGCGTCCGGGCCGCCGCCGCGAGAATCGGCGTCCAGGAGATGGTTCCCGACCAAAAGAAAACGGAATTCGTGCAGGCCCTCGAAAAGCCGAAGCGCATCCGCAAAGGCATTGCCACGGGTTGGTTCTGGTTCACCGGCATTATCCTGCCGCTCGTTGCACTGGGCACCGAGGCCATCGCGCACCTTTGCCTGGATGCGGGACTGGTCGATCCCATCCCCACTCCGTTCCACGCCTTGCTGATCGCCGTGGTTCCGCTGACCAACCTACTCGGTTGGCTCACGATTCGGAAAAAGAAAGCCATTCCGGAAAAGTGGCTTGGCCTATTGGCAGGAATCGCCGTTGCCGTTGCAGCCTACAATACATTGTTGTTTGCCACCCTCACCCCGTTCGCGATCATGGGCTTTGCGGCGATCATTTATTTCGGCATCGGCCTGCTTTGCTTTCTGCCGCTCTCCCCCTTGCTCAGCCTCGCCGCCACCTTCCGGATGTGGGTGCTGCTGAAGCGACACTTCGGGCAGCGACTGCAGTATTTCAGAAACGGAATCCTGATCGGCCTTTCCGCCATTTTGCTTTGCTCCGCCCCGATGTACCTCACCAAGATCGGCCTGACCCTGGCGGCCTCCGACCAGCCCGGAACGCAACTCAAAGGCATCAGGTTGCTGCGCATGGCGGGCGACGAGGTGCTCATGAACCGTGCCTGCTACTGGGGCGCCAACATGCCGACTGACCCGATCTCCTGGTTGATCAACGGCGGCAAACGGGTTAAACCCGACCAGGCGCGCGATATCTACTACCGCGTCACCGGTTCCGCCTTCAACACCGTCGCCTCCCCCACGCTCGGCCTGCGCTCCCGGCGCAATCCCGGCGAAGAGTTCGACTGGGATCCCGAACAGGGCGGCGATGTGGTGGCCGGCCGGTTGAAAGGGCTCTCGCTCACCGATTCGCGTATGGATGGTGTGGTGGACGAGGATGCCGCAACCGCCTACATTGAATGGACGATGGTGTTCCAAAACGACTGGAAGCGCGAGCGCGAAGCCCGTGCCCAAATCGCCCTCCCCCCCGGCGCGGTGGTCTCGCGCCTGACGCTGTGGATCGATGGCGAGGAACGCGAGGCCGCGTTCGGCGGGCGCTCGCAGGTCAAGCAGGCCTACAAGAAGGTGGTGCGCCGCCGGCGCGATCCCGTGCTGGTGACCACCAGCGGCCCCGACCGAGTCCTGATGCAGTGCTATCCCGTCCCCGCCAGCGGCGACATGAAGATCCGCATCGGCATCACCGCCCCGCTCGCGCTGCTCTCGGAGAGCGAACGCGCGCTGCGCCTGCCGCACCTGCACGAACGCAACTTCCGCATCCCGGAAAGCACCGCCCACGCGGTTTGGCTCAAGGGGGGCGAATCCCTCTTTTCCGAAACCGATGCACTGGGCGCCCTGCCGAACGGCTCGCTGTTCGGAGATATTCCCGATCTGCTCCTCAACGGGGAAGCAGGCGTTGTTAAAGGAGCCAGCAACGTCAAAACCAGCTGGGCCGCCAGCAACGGGGATTCGGTGGTTCAGCAAATCCAACCCAGGCAAAACCACCGTCCCGACCATATTGCCATTGTCATCGATGGCTCCGTCGGCATGAAAGCGCACCGAATGGAAATTGCCTCCGCCCTCGAAGCGCTTCCGCGCGATGTCCCCGTGTCCATTCTACTTTCCAGCGACGAGCCGGTCGAACTTGCCCGGGCGCAGTTGCTGACCAACGGCAAACTGCAGGTGTTGAAAAAGCAGATCCAAACCCTGAAGACCACGGGCGGACAGGACAACGGCCCCGCATTGCGGGACGTCTGGAAAATACCCTATACCGGCAACCGTACCGCGATCGTCTGGGTGCATGGCCCGCAACCCTGGAAGCTTAATTCCGGAGAACCGCTACGGCAGGTCATGGAACGGCAAAAACAAGTGGAGCTGATCGACTTCCAGATCGGACACGGCCCGCACCGGCTGGCCGAGCAGCTGGGCGACCTGCCCGGCTTCCGCGCCGCCCCCCGCTTCGCCGACACCGAAAGCGACTTGAAGGATCTGTTCCGCTCGCTCTCCAACGGCCAAACGGTATGGGAAGCCAAGCGCTTCCATGCCGAAGAGCAACCGGCCGACGCGAAGCCGGCGACCGATCATCTGGTGCGGCTTTTTGCATGGGACCGGATCCGCGCGGATCTCGCCGACGGAATCCCCGGAAACGAAGAAGCGCTGCGGCTGGCCCTGAAGCACCACCTCGTCACGCCGGTGAGCGGAGCGGTGGTGCTTGAAACGAAACAACAGTTCGACGAAGCCAACCTTAAGCCGGTCAGCAGCTCCGATGTGCCCAGCGTCCCCGAACCGGGAACGCTAGTCCTCTTCGCCATGGCCGCGCTGCTGGTCTTCTACGGCCGCCGAATCGTCCGGCGCATCAGGATTGCCCTGCACATCTAG
- a CDS encoding AIR synthase-related protein, with translation MIYRIEIGLKDGVPDARGRGVIHRAEGALKMAIAECRTRDVYKVVANIDAAKAAEIQNAFADPVVAESAMGRLPAPESFDWMLEVGFKPGVTDNVGRTARGALKDEVGRELEWEEQVYTCLQYFLSGDLSRADVEHLGKDLLANTLIQTIAVYSKEEWLAAEPDITAPIFDDHPEIKVNTIELPDDDAALMKISSDGILSLSLEEMRTIRNHYLRDDVKAHRAELDLPEWPTDVELECIAQTWSEHCSHKIFAGTVNYKDEETGETETINSLYKTYVKASTKKIEESIDWLVSVFTDNAGIVKFNEDIHLVYKVETHNSPSALDPYGGSMTGIVGVNRDPLGTGMGAALVSNVWGYCLGSPFYDKEIPEGLMHPRRIRDGVHEGVIDGGNQSGIPYSRGFECFDERFLGKPLVYCGTMGTIPVEVTGGPSERKEIEVGDWTVMCGGRIGKDGIHGATFSSEELRTESPAQAVQIGDPLTQRKLYEFLIEARDLGLFRCITDNGAGGISCSFGEMGKYSGGCECDLAGAPLKYEGLQPWEVLVSEAQERMTLAVQPEKREAFEALAKQRDVEVAFMGKYNDSGYFTVKQDGKVIASLDMDFLYETGCPTLVMPGVWKKPEVPSPAVVAQSDYSGTLAKLMGDLNICSREYKSRIYDGEVKGLSVVKPYVGVNADVPSDATMMRVEYNNDRGAVLAEGINPWFSDIDTYDMTTSVIDEAVRRVIAVGGDLNRIAILDNYCWPDPVESDKTPDGAYKMAQLVRSNKALYDLTTAYKTPAVSGKDSCKNDSTRGGKKISIPPTLLVSSIGQIDDVKKAVTMPLKNAGDEIYVIGDTKDELGASAYYRLLAEEQGAPMNYGGTVPAVDAGKALKIYAAMNKATDAGLLKSATTPSKGGLAVSLALTAIGGQLGADVDLSGLGLDAATALFSESNSRFVVTVAPEKAAELEALFAGLPIAKIGTVVEEKTLKIAGAVDVGLDALVKPFKETLLGV, from the coding sequence ATGATTTATCGTATTGAAATCGGTTTGAAGGATGGCGTGCCGGACGCGCGAGGACGTGGCGTGATCCATCGGGCGGAGGGGGCCCTCAAAATGGCGATTGCGGAATGCCGTACGCGCGACGTCTACAAAGTGGTCGCCAATATCGACGCCGCCAAGGCCGCCGAAATCCAGAACGCCTTTGCCGATCCGGTCGTGGCCGAGTCCGCGATGGGACGCCTGCCCGCCCCCGAATCGTTCGACTGGATGCTCGAGGTTGGGTTCAAGCCCGGTGTGACCGACAACGTGGGGCGCACCGCCCGCGGAGCGCTGAAAGACGAAGTGGGCCGCGAACTCGAATGGGAGGAGCAGGTCTACACCTGTCTCCAGTATTTTCTCTCCGGCGACCTTAGCCGTGCGGACGTGGAGCATCTGGGCAAAGACCTTCTGGCCAATACCCTCATCCAGACCATCGCCGTCTACTCCAAAGAGGAGTGGCTGGCCGCCGAGCCGGACATTACCGCGCCGATCTTCGACGATCATCCCGAAATCAAGGTCAACACCATTGAGCTGCCGGACGACGATGCCGCGCTGATGAAGATTTCTTCCGATGGCATCCTGTCGCTCTCGCTCGAAGAGATGCGCACCATCCGCAACCACTACCTGCGCGACGACGTCAAGGCGCACCGCGCCGAGTTGGATCTGCCGGAATGGCCGACCGATGTCGAACTCGAGTGCATCGCCCAGACCTGGTCGGAGCACTGCTCGCACAAGATTTTTGCCGGAACCGTCAACTACAAGGACGAAGAGACCGGCGAAACCGAAACGATCAACTCGCTCTACAAAACCTACGTCAAGGCCTCCACCAAGAAGATCGAGGAGTCGATCGATTGGCTGGTTTCGGTTTTCACCGACAACGCGGGCATCGTGAAATTCAACGAAGACATCCACCTGGTCTACAAGGTGGAAACGCACAACTCGCCCTCCGCGCTCGATCCCTACGGCGGTTCGATGACCGGCATCGTGGGCGTCAACCGCGACCCGCTCGGCACCGGCATGGGCGCGGCGCTGGTTTCCAATGTGTGGGGCTACTGCCTCGGCTCGCCGTTCTACGACAAGGAAATCCCCGAAGGACTGATGCATCCGCGCCGCATCCGCGACGGCGTCCATGAAGGTGTGATCGACGGCGGCAACCAGTCCGGCATTCCCTATAGCCGTGGCTTCGAATGTTTCGACGAGCGCTTCCTCGGCAAGCCGCTGGTCTACTGCGGCACGATGGGCACGATTCCGGTGGAGGTCACCGGCGGCCCGTCCGAGCGCAAAGAGATTGAAGTGGGCGACTGGACAGTGATGTGCGGCGGACGCATCGGCAAGGACGGCATCCACGGCGCAACGTTTTCCTCGGAAGAGCTCCGCACCGAATCGCCGGCGCAGGCCGTGCAGATCGGCGACCCGCTGACCCAGCGCAAGCTTTACGAATTCCTGATCGAGGCGCGCGACCTCGGGCTCTTCCGCTGCATCACCGACAACGGCGCGGGCGGCATCTCCTGCTCGTTCGGCGAGATGGGCAAATATTCCGGCGGTTGCGAATGCGACCTCGCCGGCGCGCCGCTGAAATATGAAGGCCTCCAGCCTTGGGAAGTGCTTGTTTCCGAGGCGCAGGAACGCATGACCCTCGCCGTCCAACCCGAAAAGCGCGAAGCGTTCGAAGCCCTCGCCAAGCAACGCGATGTCGAAGTGGCCTTCATGGGCAAGTACAACGATTCCGGCTATTTCACCGTCAAGCAGGACGGCAAGGTTATCGCCAGCCTCGACATGGATTTCCTCTACGAAACCGGTTGCCCGACCCTCGTGATGCCCGGCGTTTGGAAAAAGCCCGAAGTTCCGTCGCCGGCCGTTGTAGCGCAGTCCGACTATTCCGGCACCCTCGCCAAGCTGATGGGCGATCTGAACATTTGCTCCCGCGAATACAAGAGCCGCATCTACGATGGCGAAGTCAAAGGCCTCTCCGTCGTGAAGCCCTACGTCGGCGTCAACGCCGACGTTCCGTCCGATGCCACCATGATGCGTGTGGAATACAACAACGATCGCGGCGCGGTGCTGGCCGAAGGCATCAATCCCTGGTTCTCGGACATCGACACCTACGACATGACCACCTCCGTGATCGACGAAGCGGTTCGCCGCGTCATTGCCGTGGGCGGCGATCTGAACCGTATTGCGATTCTCGACAACTATTGCTGGCCGGATCCGGTCGAGTCGGACAAAACGCCCGACGGCGCCTACAAGATGGCGCAGCTGGTCCGTTCGAACAAAGCACTCTACGATTTAACAACTGCGTATAAAACGCCAGCGGTCTCGGGTAAGGACTCCTGTAAGAACGACTCCACACGGGGTGGAAAGAAAATATCAATACCTCCGACATTACTCGTTTCCTCCATCGGTCAGATCGACGATGTGAAGAAGGCGGTCACCATGCCGTTGAAGAATGCCGGGGATGAAATCTATGTAATCGGCGACACCAAGGATGAACTCGGTGCGTCGGCCTACTACCGCCTTCTGGCGGAAGAGCAGGGCGCTCCGATGAACTATGGCGGAACCGTTCCGGCGGTGGATGCCGGCAAGGCGCTCAAAATCTATGCGGCGATGAACAAGGCCACGGATGCCGGCCTGCTGAAATCCGCAACGACCCCGAGCAAGGGCGGCCTGGCCGTTTCGCTCGCGCTGACCGCCATCGGCGGGCAGCTCGGTGCGGATGTCGATCTCTCTGGTTTGGGCCTCGATGCCGCGACGGCGCTCTTCTCGGAATCCAACAGCCGCTTTGTTGTGACGGTTGCGCCCGAAAAGGCCGCCGAACTCGAAGCCCTCTTCGCCGGCCTGCCGATCGCGAAGATTGGAACGGTTGTGGAAGAGAAAACGCTCAAAATCGCCGGGGCGGTTGACGTTGGGCTGGATGCCCTTGTGAAGCCGTTCAAGGAAACGCTGCTGGGCGTTTAA
- a CDS encoding DEAD/DEAH box helicase — MKFTELGLSPETLKSIEALGFETPTPIQEQAIPVLLEGTRDFVGLASTGTGKTAAFGLPLLERVDPDNGMPQGIILSPTRELCLQIADDLKKFARHRPGLQITAVYGGSNIATQIRDLKRGTQIIVATPGRLLDLIERRAAKLDQVSVVVLDEADEMLNMGFKDELDAILEKAPEDRVTWLFSATMAKGVARIAQNYQTDPVEVSVGGRNEAAANIEHFCFMVHEKDRYPAVKRILDYLPEIYGLIFCRTRAETQTVAEKLMADGYSAEALHGELSQAQRDTVMRKFRQKAVQVLVATDVAARGIDVNDITHVIHYKLSDEVAAYTHRSGRTARAGKSGVSIALINMHERRRIVELERRNNITIKLEKIPDARAICENQLLALIHRVVEVDVKEEEIADYLPPAYEALCHLDKKEIIKRFVAVEFNHFLDYYRNAEDLNAKSKPRRERQPGQQRSENSKRNHRMQAYDTKGFSINVGRVHGVNAGAIVRLVCENSGIKSNQIGAIDLGRDTSFFEVSKEAANTLRKGMQNLSLDGRPVSLRAAGGPGGGGQGGQGARSGGGGNRQGGGRPERRKKYD, encoded by the coding sequence ATGAAATTCACCGAACTGGGGCTGAGCCCCGAGACGCTTAAATCCATTGAAGCCCTAGGCTTCGAAACCCCAACCCCGATTCAGGAACAGGCCATCCCGGTACTGCTCGAAGGGACGCGCGATTTTGTTGGCCTGGCTTCGACCGGTACCGGCAAGACCGCCGCATTCGGTCTGCCGCTGCTGGAACGGGTGGATCCCGACAACGGCATGCCGCAGGGCATTATCCTTTCGCCGACCCGCGAGCTCTGCCTGCAGATCGCCGACGACCTGAAAAAATTCGCCCGGCATCGCCCGGGGCTGCAGATCACGGCGGTTTATGGCGGTTCGAACATTGCCACACAGATCCGCGATCTTAAACGCGGCACACAAATCATTGTAGCGACTCCCGGTCGCCTGCTCGACCTGATCGAACGCCGCGCGGCAAAACTCGATCAGGTTTCCGTAGTCGTTTTGGACGAAGCGGATGAAATGCTCAATATGGGCTTCAAGGATGAGCTGGACGCCATCCTGGAAAAGGCACCGGAAGATCGTGTTACCTGGCTGTTCTCGGCCACCATGGCCAAGGGCGTGGCGCGCATTGCGCAGAACTACCAGACCGACCCGGTCGAGGTTTCCGTCGGTGGCCGCAACGAAGCGGCCGCGAACATCGAGCACTTTTGCTTCATGGTCCACGAAAAGGATCGCTACCCGGCGGTCAAGCGCATCCTCGACTACCTGCCCGAAATCTATGGCCTGATTTTCTGCCGCACGCGTGCCGAAACGCAGACGGTGGCCGAAAAGCTGATGGCCGACGGCTATTCCGCCGAGGCGCTGCACGGCGAACTGTCGCAGGCGCAGCGCGACACCGTGATGCGCAAGTTCCGCCAGAAAGCGGTGCAGGTGCTGGTGGCAACCGATGTCGCCGCCCGCGGCATCGACGTCAACGACATCACGCACGTGATCCACTATAAGCTTTCGGACGAAGTTGCGGCCTACACGCACCGCAGCGGCCGCACGGCCCGTGCCGGCAAGTCCGGTGTTTCGATTGCGCTGATCAACATGCACGAGCGTCGCCGCATCGTCGAGCTGGAGCGCCGCAACAACATTACGATCAAGTTGGAAAAGATTCCGGACGCCCGGGCCATCTGCGAAAACCAGTTGCTCGCGCTGATCCATCGCGTGGTCGAGGTCGATGTGAAGGAAGAAGAGATTGCGGATTATCTTCCACCGGCCTACGAGGCGCTCTGCCACCTCGACAAGAAGGAAATCATCAAGCGCTTCGTTGCGGTTGAGTTCAACCATTTCCTCGACTACTACCGCAACGCCGAGGATCTCAATGCCAAGTCGAAGCCGCGCCGCGAGCGCCAACCGGGGCAGCAGCGTTCGGAAAATTCCAAGCGCAACCACCGCATGCAGGCCTACGATACCAAGGGGTTCTCGATCAACGTCGGCCGGGTGCACGGTGTCAATGCCGGGGCGATTGTCCGGCTCGTCTGCGAAAACAGCGGCATCAAGTCGAATCAGATCGGCGCGATTGATCTGGGGCGCGACACCTCCTTTTTCGAAGTTTCGAAGGAAGCCGCCAACACGCTGCGCAAAGGCATGCAAAACCTCTCGCTAGACGGCCGCCCGGTAAGCCTCCGCGCCGCAGGCGGTCCGGGCGGGGGCGGCCAGGGTGGCCAAGGTGCCCGTTCCGGTGGTGGCGGCAACCGCCAAGGCGGCGGACGCCCCGAACGCCGTAAGAAATACGACTAG
- a CDS encoding TIGR00266 family protein → MKCHELDYEILGDDLQTVEVELDPAETVVAEAGAMNWMDDGISFEAKMGDGSEANESMFGKLLGAGKRALTGESLFMTHFTNVGQGKKRIAFAAPYPGKIVPLNLADCGGEILCQKDAFLCAAKGTSIGIAFTKKFGAGFFGGEGFILQRLKGDGMAFLHAGGTVVRKELDNGVLKVDTGCIVGFTPGIEYSIEGVGLKSAFFGGEGLFLATLRGTGAIFLQSLPFSRLADRIIEHAPQQAGGERQGEGSVLGVVGNLLGGR, encoded by the coding sequence ATGAAGTGCCATGAACTAGACTACGAAATCCTCGGCGACGACCTGCAAACCGTCGAGGTGGAGCTCGATCCGGCGGAAACCGTGGTGGCCGAAGCCGGTGCGATGAACTGGATGGATGATGGAATCTCGTTCGAAGCCAAGATGGGCGATGGTTCCGAGGCCAACGAAAGCATGTTTGGCAAGTTGCTCGGCGCGGGCAAGCGCGCACTCACGGGCGAGAGCCTGTTCATGACGCACTTCACGAATGTCGGGCAGGGCAAAAAGCGCATCGCGTTCGCCGCGCCCTATCCCGGCAAGATCGTGCCGCTCAACCTCGCCGACTGCGGCGGGGAAATCCTCTGCCAAAAGGATGCGTTTCTTTGCGCGGCCAAAGGCACGTCGATCGGCATCGCCTTCACGAAAAAGTTCGGGGCCGGTTTCTTTGGCGGCGAAGGTTTCATTCTCCAGCGTCTGAAGGGCGATGGCATGGCCTTTCTCCATGCCGGCGGAACGGTGGTTAGGAAGGAGTTGGACAACGGCGTGCTCAAGGTCGACACCGGTTGCATCGTCGGATTCACCCCCGGAATCGAATACAGCATCGAGGGCGTTGGTCTGAAATCCGCCTTTTTCGGCGGCGAGGGCCTATTCCTCGCCACCCTGCGCGGAACGGGTGCCATCTTCCTCCAGAGCCTGCCGTTCTCCCGCCTGGCCGACCGCATCATCGAGCATGCCCCGCAGCAGGCCGGCGGCGAGCGCCAGGGCGAAGGTTCCGTGCTTGGCGTCGTCGGCAACCTCCTCGGTGGCCGTTAG
- a CDS encoding SDR family oxidoreductase, producing MARTALVTGATRGIGRELVRQMTALGYSVFGTGRDTALLEALKSETGCLGETADLTEPAQVVEIYAKAQAALGQVDVLVNNAGLNHVKAPVSEIGLDDWELQYAVNLRAPMLLSREALKEMGNRGAGHIVNVVSTIAKTSQPNYSIYSTMKYGFMGFTKCLIKEGREKNVKVTAVYPGGTDTDFRPEERPEYLSPVSAAKMIVHCITAPDDVVVHDLTYRPMMESNF from the coding sequence ATGGCACGGACAGCATTGGTGACGGGCGCGACGCGCGGAATTGGTAGGGAACTAGTCAGGCAAATGACGGCGCTTGGGTATTCGGTGTTCGGAACCGGGCGCGATACCGCGTTGCTGGAGGCCTTGAAATCGGAAACCGGATGCCTGGGCGAAACGGCCGATCTGACCGAGCCCGCCCAGGTGGTCGAAATCTATGCCAAGGCGCAGGCCGCCCTGGGACAGGTGGATGTGCTGGTCAACAATGCGGGGCTCAACCACGTCAAGGCACCCGTGTCCGAAATCGGACTGGACGACTGGGAGCTGCAATATGCCGTCAACCTGCGCGCACCGATGCTGCTGAGCCGCGAGGCGCTTAAGGAGATGGGCAACCGCGGGGCCGGACATATCGTGAATGTGGTCAGCACCATCGCCAAAACCTCGCAGCCGAACTATTCCATTTATTCCACCATGAAATATGGTTTCATGGGATTCACCAAGTGCCTGATCAAGGAAGGCCGCGAAAAGAACGTGAAGGTGACCGCCGTCTATCCAGGCGGAACCGACACCGACTTCCGGCCCGAAGAGCGACCGGAATACCTCTCCCCCGTATCGGCCGCGAAAATGATCGTCCACTGCATCACTGCGCCGGACGACGTGGTGGTGCACGACCTGACCTACCGTCCCATGATGGAGAGCAATTTCTAA
- a CDS encoding PadR family transcriptional regulator: protein MDFFDNWTVQVRKGLLELCILNLLLEGEQYGYDIIRKVLEVPGFGITEGTLYPLLSRLRLQGLVQTRLVESSSGPARKYYALTAKGRKTASIMNEHLQEILNGLRSMDGTDER, encoded by the coding sequence ATGGACTTTTTCGACAATTGGACGGTGCAGGTGCGCAAGGGGTTGCTGGAACTCTGCATCCTCAATCTATTGCTCGAAGGCGAGCAATATGGCTACGACATCATCCGAAAGGTGCTGGAGGTTCCCGGCTTCGGCATCACCGAAGGCACCCTCTATCCCCTGCTCTCGCGCCTCCGCCTGCAAGGGCTTGTGCAGACCCGGCTGGTTGAATCCAGCTCCGGACCGGCCCGAAAATACTACGCCCTCACCGCCAAGGGCCGTAAAACCGCTTCCATCATGAACGAACATCTTCAGGAAATCCTCAACGGCCTCCGCTCGATGGACGGAACGGATGAAAGGTAA
- a CDS encoding HEPN domain-containing protein, with product MSRLVEEWIAKAEGDCVTSLREYRARKSPNYDAACFHAQQCIEKYLKAVLQKHGIPFRKIHDLEILLQSCLGLFPLWQSMQDDMELLTQYAIHFRYPGESADKAEAKQAVDAMKRCRDEIRMALDADE from the coding sequence ATGAGCAGGCTGGTTGAGGAATGGATCGCCAAGGCCGAAGGGGATTGCGTGACTTCGCTTCGAGAATATCGTGCCCGAAAATCCCCAAACTATGATGCCGCCTGTTTCCATGCTCAGCAATGCATCGAGAAGTACCTGAAAGCCGTTTTGCAGAAGCATGGGATTCCGTTCAGGAAAATCCACGATTTGGAAATCCTGCTTCAATCCTGCCTTGGATTGTTCCCGCTTTGGCAGTCGATGCAGGACGATATGGAACTTCTTACGCAGTATGCCATCCATTTCCGCTATCCCGGAGAATCCGCCGACAAGGCCGAGGCCAAACAGGCGGTTGATGCCATGAAGCGGTGCAGGGATGAAATACGTATGGCTCTGGATGCAGATGAATAG
- a CDS encoding DUF4377 domain-containing protein — MNRMNALGVVGGCAVALLSSCSTFGPGIGKTQTFYVGPAMADCVGVGPMTCLMVKQSPESDYQMFSSPIHGFDYVSGYEYKLRVRVIERVTVPVDGSRYIHELIEVVSKTPAGIALEGTTWELVGRISRSKVFVRFENGTVTGSGGVNRFSGGYVLTGSSIKMGKTASNMMAAPQKLMDQELQFLGALEQAASYKIVGEELRLFNADGRKVLAFSPAVPDETALPVAMKVKE, encoded by the coding sequence ATGAACAGGATGAATGCGCTAGGTGTGGTTGGTGGTTGCGCGGTGGCCTTGCTGTCGTCGTGCTCGACGTTTGGTCCGGGGATCGGGAAAACCCAGACCTTCTATGTGGGGCCGGCCATGGCGGATTGCGTCGGTGTTGGGCCGATGACCTGCCTGATGGTGAAGCAGTCGCCGGAGTCCGACTATCAAATGTTTTCGAGTCCGATCCATGGCTTCGACTATGTGTCCGGCTATGAATACAAGCTGCGCGTCCGCGTGATCGAGCGCGTGACCGTTCCAGTCGATGGCTCCAGATATATCCATGAACTGATCGAGGTGGTTTCGAAAACCCCCGCCGGGATCGCCCTGGAGGGGACGACCTGGGAGCTGGTTGGCCGTATTTCCAGATCGAAGGTTTTTGTGCGTTTTGAAAATGGCACGGTTACGGGAAGCGGAGGCGTTAACCGTTTTTCGGGCGGCTATGTACTGACGGGCTCTTCCATCAAGATGGGCAAGACGGCCAGCAACATGATGGCGGCCCCGCAGAAACTGATGGATCAGGAGCTGCAATTCCTGGGTGCGCTGGAGCAGGCTGCTTCCTATAAGATTGTTGGCGAAGAGCTTCGCTTGTTCAACGCCGACGGCCGGAAGGTGCTTGCGTTCTCTCCGGCAGTCCCGGATGAAACGGCTTTGCCGGTGGCTATGAAGGTGAAGGAATGA